The sequence TGTCAAGAACCTACAAGGTTACGCTACTATCTTAGGTGTTGATCCTAGAGAGTATGCAAAGTTCGACATAAAGCTAGATAGCGGTAGACTTCTACAAGAGGGCGATATGAACCAAGTTGTTATGGGTAGAGACGTTCTTAGATGGCTAAGCAATCCGCAAAGGCCTCGTATGAATGGACCATCAAAAGATGAAGAAAGAGATCCTCTTACAACTAAGATGTTTCTTACTTTAGACACAGGTGGCAGCTACGACCCAGAAGGTCAAAGTGACGAGCCTAACAAACCTAAGCAAAAATACCCAATAGAAGCTGTTGGTGTATTTAGAGATGACGACTATGAAAATAATTATTACATCGTAATGCCGATAGAATACCTTAGAAAAATAAAAAAGGATGCCAAAAAATTACAATCTGGTGCCAATCAAAATATGTATGGCGGATATATGATGGGCGGTCGTGATGACAAAGAGAACAAATACAACAACATTAAGGTTAAGGTAGACAATTTTGACAATGTTCAAAAAGTTCAAGAGCAAATCGAAGCGATGGGACTTAAGCCTCACTCGCTTAACGATATCTTAGTCGAAATCAATAACTCATCTAAAACACAAAGACTAATACTTGGCGGCATCGGTGCCGTATCATTACTAGTCGCAGCCATAGGTATCTCGAACACCATGGTTATGAGTATATATGAAAGAACAAAAGAGATTGGTGTCATGAAGGTTATAGGTGCGAGTGTCTCTGATATAAAGATGATGTTCCTTACAGAATCAGCCTTCATAGGTCTACTTGGCGGTCTCGCAGGTATAGTCCTCAGCTACTTGATAAGTGCCCTAATTAACTACTTGGGCGTAAAGTATGGCTT comes from Fenollaria sporofastidiosus and encodes:
- a CDS encoding ABC transporter permease produces the protein MKTKDLILMSLRNLNRRKLRTFLTVLGVVIGSISIIMMISLGFGMTDSTRKQLAAAGSLTQIDIYPANRYGGDMDEDGKKKPKTDKVAKLDDATVEMLKKIPHVDAVLATEQFSAQINVKNLQGYATILGVDPREYAKFDIKLDSGRLLQEGDMNQVVMGRDVLRWLSNPQRPRMNGPSKDEERDPLTTKMFLTLDTGGSYDPEGQSDEPNKPKQKYPIEAVGVFRDDDYENNYYIVMPIEYLRKIKKDAKKLQSGANQNMYGGYMMGGRDDKENKYNNIKVKVDNFDNVQKVQEQIEAMGLKPHSLNDILVEINNSSKTQRLILGGIGAVSLLVAAIGISNTMVMSIYERTKEIGVMKVIGASVSDIKMMFLTESAFIGLLGGLAGIVLSYLISALINYLGVKYGFAGNMSGGGFSPDFDPSQLKMSIIPVWLALASLVFSALIGIVSGYFPAKKATKLSALEAMRQN